Proteins encoded by one window of Tenuifilum sp. 4138str:
- a CDS encoding GNAT family N-acetyltransferase: protein MLQIKQINSEKDLKDLSQKDLIDFLYTHLDRFRDDKDSISKCLDYTFSKNNGKGGFILTAYLEDKLVGVVVTNKTGMGGYIPENILVYIAVDQNYRGHGIGKQLLEETINRAEGDIKLHVEYDNPAKRLYERVGFTTKYAEMRYTKKK, encoded by the coding sequence ATGCTTCAAATTAAACAAATTAATTCAGAAAAAGACCTAAAAGATCTGTCACAAAAAGACTTAATTGATTTTCTATACACACATTTGGATAGATTCAGAGATGATAAAGACTCCATAAGCAAGTGTTTAGACTACACTTTTTCAAAGAATAACGGTAAGGGCGGATTTATTCTAACTGCATATCTAGAGGATAAGTTAGTTGGAGTTGTCGTTACAAATAAAACAGGCATGGGAGGATACATTCCCGAAAATATACTTGTTTACATTGCTGTTGATCAAAACTACAGGGGGCATGGCATTGGGAAACAATTATTAGAGGAAACCATTAATAGAGCCGAAGGAGATATTAAACTTCATGTTGAATACGATAATCCAGCAAAGAGACTATACGAACGAGTGGGATTCACTACAAAATATGCTGAAATGAGATATACAAAAAAGAAGTAA